One region of Patescibacteria group bacterium genomic DNA includes:
- the rplR gene encoding 50S ribosomal protein L18, with product MINISQNKRKTKIRRHRKIRQKIQGDAQCPRLCVFRSLKHIYAQIIDDQIGRTLVSARDEEIKAKSKTKESETKVNLKAFAVGELIAQKALQQGIKTVVFDRGGYKYHGRVKDLAEGARAGGLNF from the coding sequence ATGATTAATATTAGTCAAAATAAACGTAAGACAAAGATTCGCCGTCATCGTAAAATTAGACAAAAAATACAAGGCGATGCCCAATGTCCCAGATTGTGTGTCTTTCGGAGTTTAAAACATATTTATGCTCAAATTATAGATGACCAGATCGGTCGAACTTTAGTTAGCGCCAGAGATGAAGAAATTAAAGCTAAGTCTAAAACTAAAGAATCAGAAACGAAGGTTAACTTAAAGGCTTTCGCCGTGGGAGAATTAATTGCTCAAAAAGCCTTACAACAAGGCATTAAAACCGTAGTTTTTGATCGTGGTGGTTATAAATATCATGGCCGGGTAAAGGATTTAGCTGAAGGCGCTCGGGCAGGTGGTTTAAATTTTTAA
- the rplF gene encoding 50S ribosomal protein L6, whose protein sequence is MSRIGKQIINLPEKIELIMDDSIIKVKGPKGELSLNLPKTIKVKKDNQTIIVNVENEDIKEQRSLWGTYNRLINNMVIGVSQGFEKKLEINGVGYRAEVKGKILVLNVGYSHPFEFEIPEGIEIKVEKNVISVAGIDKQLIGETAARIRKIRKPEPYKGKGIKYADEIIRRKVGKRAAGSSS, encoded by the coding sequence ATGTCTAGAATAGGAAAACAAATCATTAATTTACCAGAAAAAATTGAATTAATAATGGATGATTCAATAATTAAAGTAAAAGGCCCCAAGGGTGAGTTAAGTTTAAATTTGCCGAAAACTATTAAAGTTAAAAAAGACAATCAAACTATAATAGTTAATGTTGAAAATGAAGATATTAAAGAGCAACGTTCTTTATGGGGAACATATAATCGCTTAATTAATAATATGGTGATTGGAGTGAGTCAAGGTTTCGAAAAAAAATTAGAAATCAATGGAGTCGGTTATAGAGCTGAAGTTAAGGGAAAAATATTAGTTTTAAACGTTGGTTATTCTCATCCGTTTGAATTTGAAATTCCAGAAGGCATTGAAATTAAAGTAGAAAAAAATGTTATTAGCGTAGCCGGTATCGACAAACAATTAATAGGGGAAACGGCAGCTAGAATTAGAAAAATTAGAAAACCTGAACCATACAAGGGTAAGGGCATTAAATACGCAGATGAGATTATTCGACGTAAGGTTGGTAAGCGCGCTGCTGGTTCATCTAGTTAA
- the rpsH gene encoding 30S ribosomal protein S8, with protein MTDPIADMLTRIRNASAVKKPEVVIPFSKIKWQIAQILEREGWVGKIKEEENGSNGFKIIKINLKYIENQPAIKNLKRVSKPGLRVYVDKNNISKVLNGLGMSIISTSQGLLTNNEAKQKNVGGEIICEIY; from the coding sequence ATGACAGATCCAATCGCTGACATGCTAACTAGAATTAGAAACGCCTCGGCAGTTAAAAAGCCTGAGGTAGTTATACCATTTTCCAAAATTAAATGGCAGATAGCTCAAATCTTAGAACGTGAAGGATGGGTGGGTAAAATAAAAGAAGAGGAAAATGGAAGTAATGGTTTTAAAATAATTAAAATCAATTTGAAATATATTGAGAATCAACCAGCTATTAAAAATTTAAAGAGAGTGAGTAAACCAGGCTTAAGAGTTTATGTTGATAAAAATAATATTTCAAAAGTTTTGAATGGTTTGGGTATGTCAATTATTTCAACTTCTCAAGGATTATTAACTAACAATGAAGCCAAGCAAAAAAATGTTGGCGGAGAAATAATTTGTGAAATTTATTAA
- a CDS encoding type Z 30S ribosomal protein S14, with product MAKKSLIEKANLKPKYSTRTIHRCWRCGRNRSYMRDFGLCRICFRELANRGEIPGVKKSSW from the coding sequence ATGGCTAAAAAATCCTTAATTGAAAAAGCAAATCTTAAACCTAAATATTCAACACGCACGATTCATCGTTGTTGGCGTTGTGGGCGTAATCGGAGCTATATGCGTGATTTCGGTTTATGTCGTATTTGTTTTAGAGAATTAGCCAATAGAGGAGAAATCCCTGGAGTAAAAAAATCTTCATGGTAA
- the rplE gene encoding 50S ribosomal protein L5: MNRLKEKYLKTVRPQLKEKLGCQNDLAVPQIKKVVVNVGLGAARSDDNFIKAVENTLARITGQKPVLTLAKKSIAGFKIRQGQTVGIKVTLRGERMYDFIDKIIGVALPRVRDFRGLDEKIIDQAGNLSLGLKEHLVFPEINPDEIDRVHGLEIVITTSAHNQVEALELFKLLDFPFKKKENK, from the coding sequence ATGAATAGACTTAAAGAAAAATATTTAAAAACAGTTCGACCTCAATTAAAAGAAAAATTGGGGTGTCAAAACGACTTGGCAGTTCCTCAGATCAAAAAAGTGGTGGTTAATGTTGGGTTAGGAGCAGCACGAAGTGATGATAATTTTATTAAGGCGGTGGAAAATACCTTAGCTAGAATTACAGGTCAGAAACCAGTTTTAACTTTAGCTAAGAAATCAATTGCTGGTTTTAAGATTCGACAGGGTCAAACTGTTGGTATAAAAGTTACTCTACGGGGAGAGAGAATGTATGATTTTATTGATAAAATTATTGGCGTAGCCTTGCCACGCGTAAGAGATTTTAGAGGTTTGGACGAAAAAATTATTGATCAGGCTGGTAATTTATCTTTAGGATTAAAAGAACATTTGGTTTTTCCGGAAATTAATCCTGATGAAATTGATCGAGTGCATGGTTTGGAAATTGTAATTACTACCAGCGCACATAATCAAGTCGAGGCTTTAGAATTATTTAAGTTATTAGATTTTCCCTTTAAGAAAAAAGAAAATAAATAA
- the rplX gene encoding 50S ribosomal protein L24 produces MKIKKNDNVKILAGKDKGKKGKVLKILPKEHKVVIEGINLLTKHVRARREGEKGQRVQFPAPLDVSKVILICSHCNKSVRVGYKVLDNKKKIRYCRQCHQVIDQ; encoded by the coding sequence ATGAAAATTAAGAAAAATGACAATGTAAAAATTTTAGCTGGTAAAGATAAGGGTAAGAAGGGTAAGGTGCTTAAAATATTACCTAAAGAGCATAAGGTTGTAATTGAAGGGATTAATTTACTAACTAAACACGTGAGAGCGCGTCGCGAAGGCGAAAAGGGCCAAAGAGTCCAATTTCCAGCGCCATTAGACGTTTCAAAAGTAATATTAATTTGTTCTCATTGTAATAAGAGTGTTCGAGTTGGTTATAAAGTTTTAGATAATAAAAAGAAGATTAGATATTGTCGGCAATGTCATCAAGTCATTGATCAATAA
- the rplN gene encoding 50S ribosomal protein L14 — MIQGQTYLKVADNSGAKKLMCIKVLGGYKSRYARVGDIIVASVKEARPYSMVKKGDIVYAVIARTRKEQRRSDGSYVRFDDNAAIIVDPKNKEPKGTRIFGPIARELKTQGFTKIISLAPEVL; from the coding sequence ATGATTCAAGGACAGACATATTTAAAAGTTGCCGATAATAGTGGTGCCAAAAAATTAATGTGCATCAAGGTTTTGGGTGGTTATAAAAGTCGTTATGCTCGCGTGGGTGATATTATAGTTGCGAGTGTCAAAGAGGCCCGTCCTTATAGTATGGTTAAAAAGGGTGATATCGTTTATGCTGTTATCGCTCGAACTAGAAAGGAACAAAGACGATCAGATGGTTCATATGTTCGTTTCGATGACAATGCGGCCATTATTGTTGATCCCAAGAATAAAGAACCTAAGGGGACACGTATTTTTGGTCCTATTGCTCGTGAATTAAAAACACAGGGTTTTACTAAAATAATTTCATTAGCTCCAGAAGTTTTATAA